The following are encoded together in the Vigna unguiculata cultivar IT97K-499-35 chromosome 2, ASM411807v1, whole genome shotgun sequence genome:
- the LOC114166730 gene encoding ADP-ribosylation factor-like protein 2 has protein sequence MGLLSIIRKIKRKEKEMRILMVGLDNSGKTTIVLKINGEDTSVISPTLGFNIKTIAYQKYTLNIWDVGGQKTIRSYWRNYFEQTDGLVWVVDSSDLRRLDDCKLELDNLLKEERLSGASLLILANKQDIKGALTPEEIAKVLNLEAMDNSRHWQIVGCSAYTGEGLLEGFDWLVQDIASRIYMLD, from the exons ATGGGTCTTCTGAGCATCATCAGAAAAATCAAGCGGAAAGAGAAGGAAATGCGAATTTTGATGGT CGGATTGGACAATTCGGGGAAAACTACAATCGTTTTGAAGATAAACGGAGAGGACACTAGTGTCATCAGTCCCACGCTTGGCTTCAACATCAAAACCATTGCTTACCAAAA GTACACCCTAAATATATGGGATGTTGGGGGGCAGAAAACAATAAGATCTTACTGGAGAAATTACTTTGAGCAAACAGATGGGTTGGTTTGGGTGGTTGACAGTTCAGATCTGAGAAGGTTGGATGATTGCAAATTGGAGTTGGATAATCTTCTCAAGGAAGAG AGGCTGTCTGGAGCATCTTTACTGATATTAGCAAATAAACAGGACATAAAAGGTGCCCTTACACCCGAAGAAATAGCAAAG GTGCTGAACTTGGAAGCCATGGATAACTCTCGGCATTGGCAGATAGTTGGCTGTAGCGCATACACTGGTGAGGGTCTGCTCGAGGGATTTGATTGGCTGGTCCAGGACATTGCCTCTAGAATCTATATGCTTGACTGA
- the LOC114173353 gene encoding vacuolar sorting protein 39 encodes MVHSAYDCVELVRECPAKIESVEAYGSKLLLGCSDGSLRIFAPETESSSDGSKSYALERNLVGFAKKPVLSMAVVESREFLISLSESIAFHKLPSFETIAVITKAKGANIFCWDHRRGFLCFARQKRVCIFRHDGGRGFVEVKEYVVGDAVKSMCWCGENICLGIRREYVILNASNGTLSEVFTSGRLAPPLVVSLPTGELLLGKENIGVFVDQNGKLLPEGRICWSEAPLEVVIQKPYAIALLPRFVEIRSLRAPYSLIQTVVLRNVRHLCQSNDSMILALDNSVHGLFPVPLGAQIVQLTASGNFEEALSLCKLLPPEDSSLRAAKEGSIHIRYAHYLFENGSYEEAVEHFLASQVDITHVLSLYPSIILPTTTIVHDLEKLDIYGDASYLSRASSGVSDDMEPSSTSHMSEYDENAALESKKMNHNMLMALIKYLQKKRYSFIEKATAEGTEEVVLDAVGDNFASYNRLKKSNKGRGSMPVSSGAREMASILDTALLQALLLTGQPSAALELLRGVNYCDLKICEEILRKDNHNVALLELYKHNSLHREALELLHKLLDESKSGQSKITQSFKPEDIVEYLKPLCGTDPILVLEFSMLVLESCPSQTIELFLSGNIPADMVSSYLKKHSPTMQARYLELMLAMNENAVSGNLQNEMVHIYLSEVLDWHAGLCAQQKWDEKDYSPTRKKLLSALETIAGYNPEALLKRLPQDALYEERAILLGKMNQHELALSLYVHKLNAPELALSYCDRVYESMRQPSAKYSSNIYLVLLQIYLNPRRTTAGFEKRITNLLSPQNKTIPKLTSTPSMRSRARGSKKIAAIEGAEDTKVSLSSTDSGRSDGDADEYSEGGSTTIMLDEVLDLLSRRWDRINGAQALKLLPKETKLQDLLSFLGPLLKKSSEMYRNCSVIKSLRQSENLQVKDELYSQRKTVVKITGDSMCSLCHKKIGTSVFAVYPNGSTLVHFVCFRDSQNMKVGGKGSQLKKRLETAGYTN; translated from the exons ATGGTGCACAGCGCGTACGATTGCGTGGAGCTGGTGCGTGAGTGCCCCGCCAAGATCGAATCCGTCGAAGCCTACGGTTCCAAGCTCCTACTGGGTTGTTCCGATGGATCGCTCCGAATATTCGCGCCGGAAACGGAATCCTCCTCCGATGGCTCCAAGTCCTACGCGTTGGAGAGGAACCTTGTCGGGTTCGCGAAGAAGCCCGTGCTATCAATGGCGGTGGTGGAGTCGCGAGAGTTCCTCATATCGCTCTCCGAATCTATCGCTTTCCACAAACTACCTTCCTTCGAGACTATCGCGGTGATCACCAAGGCCAAGGGCGCCAACATCTTCTGCTGGGACCACCGCCGAGGCTTCCTCTGCTTCGCCAGGCAGAAGCGCGTTTGCATCTTCAGACACGACG GTGGCAGGGGATTTGTGGAAGTGAAAGAGTATGTCGTGGGGGATGCGGTGAAATCCATGTGTTGGTGCGGCGAGAATATATGTTTGGGGATTAGAAGAGAGTACGTGATTCTGAATGCTTCGAATGGAACTCTGTCTGAGGTTTTCACTTCGGGGAGACTAGCGCCTCCTCTGGTCGTTTCTCTTCCCACTGGAGAACTCCTTCTTGGAAAG gAGAATATTGGGGTTTTTGTGGACCAAAATGGGAAGCTTCTTCCCGAAGGTAGGATTTGCTGGTCTGAGGCTCCTTTGGAAGTTGTGATTCAGAAGCCATACGCTATAGCTTTGCTGCCCAGATTTGTGGAG ATTCGATCTCTCCGAGCTCCTTATTCGTTGATACAGACAGTTGTTCTTCGAAATGTTCGCCACCTTTGCCAGAGCAATGATTCCATGATACTTGCTTTGGATAATTCAGTTCATGGCCTCTTCCCTGTTCCCCTAGGAGCCCAG ATAGTCCAATTAACAGCTTCTGGCAACTTTGAGGAGGCCTTGTCACTGTGCAAACTTCTTCCACCTGAAGATTCAAGTCTCCGTGCTGCAAAGGAGGGTTCAATTCATATAAG ATACGCTCACTATCTTTTTGAGAATGGGAGCTATGAAGAGGCTGTGGAACATTTTCTGGCATCTCAAGTAGATATAACCCATGTGCTTTCACTGTATCCATCAATTATTCTTCCAACCACAACTATTGTTCACGACCTAGAAAAGTTGGACATTTATGGGGATGCTTCATATCTCTCAAGAGCTTCTTCAGGTGTGTCAGATGATATGGAACCCTCATCAACATCTCATATGTCAGAATATGATGAGAATGCAGCACTTGAATCAAAAAAAATGAACCATAATATGCTTATGGCTCTCATAAAATACTTACAGAAGAAGAGATATAGTTTTATTGAGAAGGCCACTGCTGAAGGAACTGAAGAAGTCGTTTTAGATGCTGTTGGGGATAACTTTGCATCTTACAACAGGCTTAAGAAATCAAacaag GGGCGTGGTAGTATGCCTGTTAGTTCTGGAGCTCGGGAGATGGCTTCAATATTGGATACTGCTTTACTCCAAGCTTTGCTTCTTACTGGACAACCTTCAGCGGCTTTAGAGTTACTGAGAGGTGTTAACTACTGTGATttgaaaatatgtgaagaaataCTTCGAAAAGACAACCACAATGTTGCTTTATTAGAACTTTACAAGCACAACTCATTGCACCGGGAGGCTCTTGAACTTCTTCACAAATTGTTGGATGAGTCAAAATCTGGCCAGTCTAAAATTACACAAAGTTTCAAGCCTGAGGATATTGTGGAGTATCTCAAG CCGCTCTGTGGGACAGACCCCATACTTGTACTAGAGTTCTCAATGCTTGTTCTTGAAAGCTGCCCATCTCAAACTATTGAGCTCTTTCTGTCTGGAAACATTCCAGCTGATATGGTGAGCTCATATTTGAAGAAGCATTCTCCAACCATGCAAGCTAGGTACTTGGAGCTCATGCTTGCAATGAATGAGAATGCGGTATCTGGCAATTTGCAGAATGAAATG GTACACATATATCTTTCTGAAGTACTCGATTGGCATGCTGGTTTATGTGCTCAACAAAAATGGGATGAGAAAGATTAttccccaacaagaaaaaaattattgtctGCCTTGGAGACCATTGCAGGATACAATCCAGAGGCTTTGCTAAAACGTCTTCCACAGGATGCTTTATATGAAGAGCGTGCGATATTGTTGGGAAAAATGAACCAACATGAACTGGCATTATCTTTGTATGTTCACAAg cTCAATGCTCCAGAACTGGCATTGTCATATTGTGATCGGGTCTATGAGTCTATGCGCCAGCCATCTGCAAAATATTCCAGTAACATATACCTTGttcttttgcaaatttatttGAATCCTCGAAGGACCACAGCAGGTTTTGAAAAGAGAATTACAAATCTATTATCCCCACAGAATAAAACCATTCCAAAGCTTACTTCTACGCCATCCATGAGAAGTAGAGCTCGAGGGTCTAAGAAAATTGCTGCAATAGAGGGTGCAGAGGACACAAAAGTTAGTTTAAGTAGCACTGACAGTGGCAGGAGTGATGGTGATGCAGATGAATATAGTGAGGGTGGTTCTACTACTATCATGCTTGATGAGGTCCTTGATTTGTTGAGCCGCAGGTGGGATAGAATAAATGGAGCTCAGGCCCTTAAACTTCTACCGAAAGAGACAAAATTACAG GACCTGCTCTCATTTCTTGGACCCCTTTtgaaaaaatcaagtgaaatgtACCGAAACTGTTCGGTGATCAAGAGCTTGAGACAAAGTGAGAACCTTCAG GTGAAAGATGAACTGTATAGTCAGAGGAAAACAGTAGTGAAGATAACCGGAGATAGCATGTGCTCTCTGTGCCATAAGAAAATAGGGACTAGTGTTTTTGCTGTCTACCCAAATGGTAGCACTCTCGTGCACTTTGTCTGTTTCAGAGATTCTCAAAATATGAAAGTGGGTGGCAAAGGGTCTCAATTGAAGAAGCGATTAGAAACTGCTGGCTATACCAATTAG
- the LOC114173503 gene encoding protein AE7-like 1, producing MTLGLINANPVVHAKKERIARSEDPHAVDPLDIYDFVRDIRDPEHPYSLEQLSVLSEESITVDDKLGRILITFTPTVQHCSMATVIGLCLRVKLKHYFPPHYKVDIKVSPGSHADEESVNKQLNDKERVAAALENPNLRQLVDECLYSNEL from the exons ATGACGCTGGGTCTGATCAATGCAAACCCCGTGGTTCACGCCAAGAAGGAGCGAATCGCTCGTTCCGAAGATCCTCACGCCGTTGATCCTCTCGATATTTATG ATTTCGTGAGGGATATTCGGGATCCCGAACATCCTTATTCCTTGGAACAACTCAGTGTTCTGTCCGAGGAATCAATCACCGTCGATGACAAATTAGGCCGAATTCT GATAACGTTTACGCCGACCGTTCAGCACTGTAGCATGGCCACGGTTATTGGTCTCTGCCTGAGAGTGAAACTGAAGCACTACTTTCCTCCTCATTACAAA GTGGACATCAAGGTTTCACCTGGATCTCATGCTGACGAAGAATCTG TCAACAAGCAGTTAAATGATAAAGAAAGAGTTGCTGCTGCCTTGGAGAATCCCAACCTCCGCCAGCTTGTGGATGAGTGCCTCTACTCCAATGAACTGTGA
- the LOC114166738 gene encoding protein RADIALIS-like 1 — translation MTSKTLSSPNTSLRWTPQKNKLFENALAIYDKDTPDRWNNIAMFVGETEAEVKRQYEMLLEDIKNIESGKVPLPAYRRNAGCTKVSISNAEQRLRDLKL, via the exons ATGACATCAAAAACACtttcttctccaaacaccaGTCTAAGATGGACACCCCAGAAGAACAAACTGTTTGAAAATGCCTTGGCAATATATGATAAGGACACCCCTGACCGTTGGAACAACATAGCTATGTTTGTTGGAGAAACAGAAGCTGAAGTCAAGAGGCAATATGAGATGCTCCTTGAGGACATAAAAAACATTGAGTCAGGCAAGGTTCCCCTCCCTGCTTACAGGAGAAATGCTGGATGTACCAAAGTAAGCATCAGCAATGCAGAGCAAAG GCTGAGGGATTTAAAACTATGA